In one window of Hymenobacter nivis DNA:
- a CDS encoding restriction endonuclease subunit S, translating into MKSNLPIGWSVVKIGDILSLSGGGTPSKHVTKYWNGNIFWASVKDVKGKYLTQTQDTITEEGLKASATQLAEPGSVLMVTRMAPGRPIITKVKTAINQDLKIVRPKLPLSPLFIYYAFLNYERKFLEIASGTTVQGIRVQDIYELEIPFPPLAEQERIVAQLEATMQKLEASQERLEKLPKLLKKFRQAVLVAAVSGKLTEAWRAEQPQGETAVELLNRIRLERHVLQQGKGLGKSNGNQLALSEILQFDSESAEVIDTHELPELPEGWIYDSVGNSIKIIDYRGRTPPFSGNDQDIPHLRSSNVKRGKIIWNDLAYVTEEVYAEFMTRGIPKVGDVLLTSEAPLGEVAMVPDQKFSLAQRMMVLRPLPGLNSEFIKIQFMSEVVQTRLRNRGTGTMVTGIAAKHFKPMAIAIPPQAEQEEIVRQVNHYFDLADQLEVRFEQAAALVEQLPQALLAKAFSGQLVPQDPNDEPAIDLLERLRSGGAAPAKSKRGRKAQPEATPLFE; encoded by the coding sequence ATGAAAAGTAACTTACCTATAGGTTGGTCGGTTGTCAAAATAGGCGACATCCTGAGTCTTAGTGGTGGCGGTACTCCTTCCAAACATGTTACTAAATATTGGAACGGAAATATATTTTGGGCTTCTGTTAAGGATGTCAAGGGTAAATATCTTACCCAAACCCAAGACACAATTACGGAGGAAGGACTAAAAGCTAGCGCTACTCAACTCGCAGAGCCGGGTAGTGTTCTCATGGTAACTCGAATGGCTCCAGGTAGACCTATCATAACAAAGGTCAAGACGGCTATAAATCAAGACCTAAAAATTGTTCGCCCTAAACTACCGCTTTCACCATTATTCATCTATTACGCTTTCCTTAATTATGAACGAAAGTTCTTAGAAATAGCCAGTGGTACAACAGTACAAGGGATAAGGGTTCAGGATATTTATGAACTTGAAATTCCTTTCCCTCCACTTGCCGAGCAAGAGCGCATCGTAGCCCAGCTCGAAGCCACCATGCAGAAGCTTGAAGCCAGCCAAGAACGGCTAGAAAAGCTGCCGAAGCTGCTGAAGAAGTTTCGGCAAGCGGTGCTAGTGGCAGCAGTGTCGGGGAAGCTGACTGAAGCGTGGCGGGCTGAGCAACCGCAGGGTGAGACGGCGGTGGAACTTCTGAACCGCATCAGGTTAGAACGTCATGTTCTCCAGCAAGGTAAGGGGCTCGGAAAGTCGAATGGAAACCAACTCGCACTAAGTGAAATTTTGCAATTTGATTCTGAATCTGCAGAAGTTATAGATACCCATGAGTTACCTGAATTACCAGAAGGCTGGATTTATGATTCTGTCGGTAATTCTATTAAAATCATAGACTACCGAGGACGGACGCCGCCTTTTAGCGGCAATGACCAAGACATTCCTCATCTACGTTCGTCGAATGTTAAACGCGGGAAAATCATCTGGAATGACTTGGCTTATGTTACCGAAGAAGTGTATGCTGAGTTTATGACAAGAGGTATTCCCAAGGTAGGAGACGTTTTACTTACTTCCGAAGCCCCACTTGGCGAGGTAGCAATGGTCCCTGACCAAAAGTTTTCACTGGCTCAACGGATGATGGTTTTACGTCCCCTGCCGGGTCTAAATTCTGAGTTCATAAAAATCCAGTTTATGAGCGAAGTAGTACAGACTCGGTTACGAAATCGTGGTACTGGAACTATGGTCACTGGCATTGCGGCAAAGCATTTCAAGCCAATGGCTATTGCTATTCCACCTCAGGCTGAACAAGAGGAAATCGTTCGTCAAGTCAATCACTACTTTGATCTAGCAGACCAATTGGAAGTCCGGTTCGAGCAGGCAGCGGCGCTGGTAGAGCAGTTGCCGCAGGCGTTGCTAGCCAAGGCATTCAGCGGGCAGCTCGTTCCCCAGGACCCAAACGATGAGCCGGCTATCGACCTTTTAGAACGATTGCGCTCTGGTGGAGCCGCCCCCGCAAAAAGCAAGCGTGGGCGCAAAGCGCAGCCCGAGGCTACGCCCCTGTTTGAGTAA
- a CDS encoding transglutaminase domain-containing protein: MFSIRLYLPLLLALAPLVCKSQMLTVAQYEVLPLDKIDTLPTDLANDSLTKELLAHRSVEKRVPVVRVAQTTSAAAAFAKKPLPFAVASPQQLATYLTQPFKDEKLKAWVLYVWMATNLKYDKNQYTPAKRHLIRLNPLEVLLYRKSICQGYANLLLRTGAESPPQGGGGDRLVQGHGAGVETGGARVESGKNQRAVGKSGRVVLRPALPDVRFLTGPERVPTHALRQQVLRRRSPAHSQAV, translated from the coding sequence ATGTTTTCTATACGCCTCTACCTGCCTCTGTTACTGGCGCTTGCCCCGCTGGTATGCAAATCCCAAATGCTGACCGTGGCGCAGTACGAGGTGCTGCCCTTAGATAAGATTGACACACTGCCGACTGACTTAGCCAACGACTCCTTGACCAAGGAGTTGCTAGCCCACCGCTCGGTAGAGAAACGCGTCCCCGTCGTGCGGGTCGCACAAACAACATCGGCGGCGGCAGCTTTTGCCAAGAAGCCGCTGCCGTTTGCCGTGGCATCCCCGCAGCAGCTCGCCACCTACCTGACGCAGCCCTTTAAGGACGAAAAGCTAAAGGCGTGGGTACTATACGTGTGGATGGCAACCAACCTGAAGTACGACAAAAACCAGTACACGCCCGCCAAGCGCCACCTGATTCGCTTGAATCCATTGGAGGTGCTGCTGTACCGCAAAAGCATTTGCCAAGGCTACGCCAACCTTTTACTGCGAACTGGCGCAGAAAGCCCACCTCAGGGCGGTGGTGGCGACCGGTTGGTTCAAGGGCACGGTGCCGGGGTCGAAACCGGGGGAGCACGCGTGGAATCTGGTAAAAATCAACGGGCAGTGGGGAAATCTGGACGTGTTGTGCTACGACCCGCTCTACCCGACGTACGATTTCTTACTGGACCCGAACGAGTTCCAACGCACGCATTACGCCAACAAGTTCTCCGACGACGAAGCCCTGCGCATTCTCAAGCAGTTTAA
- a CDS encoding DUF4041 domain-containing protein yields the protein MATAEEQHQAGAVREVQLREELAQLSAYRVIPDANQYAQQIRATADVETQAQLARAQREADTVRTAADTEARTVLTRAHQEAGELRATATQELASTRAEGKQMQEQAGMKARVLQTQADNLLLNASREAARIVATANQRAEEIAGEALAAARNATGLEKIIQALKNTVNGYGDQYLVPSYTLLDELAADFGHTEAGEELKKARERTRLMVRARTAAKCGYVEAVRSTSAENFVTDAFNGKVDTILTSVKHDNVGTLTQQIKDAYALVNNLGKPFKDAHIAPEYLAARLEELRWATVAHELKLREREEQRQIREQIREEEKARREFEKAQRDAAKQEETIQKTIDRVQQQAAKASEAQREAFEAQLRELEGKLRAAQEKNQRALSMAQQTKSGHVYVISNIGSFGEHVYKIGMTRRLEPLDRVRELGDASVPFAFDVHALLFSDDAPALERDLHRHFLRCQLNKANPRKEFFRVDLAQIRAEIERLGIATQWTLAAEAREYRESLAIEQALANNTLDQAEWEKFQLENAPSEAEVAAEEQEA from the coding sequence TTGGCTACCGCTGAGGAGCAGCACCAAGCCGGGGCTGTCCGCGAGGTGCAATTGCGCGAGGAGCTAGCCCAGCTTAGTGCGTACCGCGTCATCCCGGACGCCAACCAGTACGCCCAGCAAATTCGAGCAACCGCCGACGTGGAAACCCAGGCGCAACTTGCCCGTGCCCAGCGGGAGGCGGACACGGTACGGACGGCTGCCGATACCGAGGCGCGAACCGTCCTGACCCGTGCCCACCAGGAGGCGGGGGAGCTACGGGCAACTGCCACTCAGGAATTGGCAAGTACCCGCGCCGAGGGCAAGCAAATGCAGGAGCAAGCGGGGATGAAAGCCCGCGTGCTTCAAACGCAAGCCGATAACCTGCTTCTCAACGCCAGCCGCGAAGCCGCCCGCATCGTGGCTACGGCAAACCAGCGCGCCGAGGAAATTGCGGGCGAAGCGCTGGCGGCTGCCCGCAACGCGACGGGGTTGGAAAAAATCATCCAAGCGCTCAAGAATACGGTAAATGGCTACGGCGACCAGTACCTGGTTCCCTCCTATACCCTGCTCGATGAGCTAGCTGCCGACTTTGGGCATACGGAGGCGGGGGAGGAGTTGAAAAAGGCGCGGGAACGCACCCGGCTCATGGTCCGCGCGCGCACCGCCGCCAAGTGCGGGTACGTAGAGGCGGTGCGCAGCACCAGTGCCGAGAACTTCGTCACCGATGCGTTCAACGGAAAGGTGGACACCATTCTGACCAGCGTCAAGCACGACAACGTCGGAACGCTCACCCAGCAAATCAAGGATGCCTACGCCTTGGTTAATAACCTGGGCAAGCCCTTTAAAGACGCCCACATTGCCCCGGAGTACCTCGCTGCTCGCTTGGAGGAGTTACGCTGGGCGACCGTGGCGCACGAGTTGAAGTTGCGCGAGCGCGAGGAGCAGCGGCAGATTCGGGAGCAGATTCGGGAGGAAGAAAAAGCCCGCCGCGAATTTGAGAAAGCCCAGCGCGATGCCGCGAAGCAGGAAGAGACCATTCAGAAAACAATTGACCGGGTGCAGCAACAAGCGGCGAAAGCCTCGGAAGCCCAGCGGGAAGCCTTTGAGGCGCAGTTGCGGGAGTTGGAAGGCAAGTTGCGCGCTGCCCAGGAGAAGAACCAACGGGCGCTGTCGATGGCGCAGCAAACCAAGTCGGGGCACGTCTACGTCATCTCCAATATCGGGTCGTTTGGCGAACACGTCTACAAGATTGGGATGACGCGCCGGCTCGAACCCCTCGACCGGGTGCGGGAGCTGGGCGATGCGTCGGTGCCGTTCGCATTCGACGTCCACGCGCTGCTCTTCAGCGACGATGCCCCCGCGCTGGAGCGTGACCTGCACCGGCACTTCTTGCGTTGCCAGCTCAACAAAGCCAACCCCCGCAAGGAGTTCTTCCGCGTGGACCTCGCCCAGATTCGCGCCGAGATTGAGCGGCTGGGCATTGCGACCCAGTGGACCCTGGCAGCCGAAGCCCGCGAATACCGCGAGAGCTTGGCGATTGAACAAGCCCTCGCCAACAATACGCTCGACCAGGCGGAGTGGGAAAAATTTCAGTTGGAAAATGCTCCTTCCGAAGCGGAAGTGGCAGCCGAAGAGCAGGAAGCTTAA
- a CDS encoding DNA/RNA non-specific endonuclease, producing MLTVSKVYFKEMKRYAAILDFISRLLTGLACWLSLSACAREAVSPGTGPSNSLATRNDNLTLGNPSGAVADASQPTNYLLVEPQYTLSYHRDRDIPNWVAWHLSSAWLGTASRQDDFRADNTLPTGWYRVTASSYSGSGFDRGHNCPSGDRTSTVADNSATFLMTNMVPQAPQNNQQTWAKLEDYCRTLVAAGNELYVVCGSYGKGGTGANGYQTTLDNGRVTVPNRLWKVIVVLPVGSNDVSRVTSSTRVITINTPNDNALSSV from the coding sequence TTGCTAACCGTTTCAAAAGTCTATTTCAAAGAAATGAAGAGATATGCAGCAATTCTTGATTTTATCAGCCGGTTATTAACGGGCTTGGCTTGTTGGTTGTCGCTGAGCGCTTGCGCCCGGGAAGCAGTAAGTCCCGGCACCGGACCGTCGAACTCCCTGGCTACCCGCAACGACAACCTCACGCTGGGCAATCCCAGCGGCGCGGTCGCCGACGCAAGCCAACCCACCAACTACCTGCTGGTGGAACCGCAGTACACGCTGAGCTACCACCGGGACCGCGACATTCCGAATTGGGTGGCGTGGCACTTAAGCAGCGCATGGCTGGGCACTGCTTCGCGGCAGGATGATTTTCGAGCAGACAATACCTTACCCACCGGATGGTACCGGGTCACCGCTTCCAGCTATTCCGGCTCGGGCTTTGACCGGGGGCACAACTGCCCGAGTGGGGACCGGACCAGCACGGTGGCGGACAACTCGGCGACGTTTCTGATGACCAACATGGTCCCGCAAGCGCCGCAAAACAATCAGCAGACGTGGGCGAAGCTCGAAGACTACTGCCGTACGCTGGTGGCTGCCGGCAACGAGCTTTACGTGGTGTGCGGCAGCTACGGGAAGGGAGGAACGGGAGCGAACGGTTACCAGACCACCTTGGACAATGGGCGGGTCACGGTTCCGAATCGCCTCTGGAAAGTCATCGTTGTACTGCCCGTGGGCTCCAACGACGTGAGCCGGGTCACCAGCAGTACCCGCGTCATCACCATCAACACCCCCAATGACAATGCCCTGAGCAGCGTTTAG
- a CDS encoding NAD-dependent epimerase/dehydratase family protein — MSLRAACSEDRSTKSFMRRILVTGSSGLIGSEVCTFFSQHGWEVHGLDNNMRAAFFGAAGDTRWMQYHLQKTLPHFTHHEVDIRDRTGIRDKIKAIRPDAVVHTAAQPSHDKAASIVFEDFDINAVGTLNLLEGLRQFSTSVPFVHMSTNKVYGDRPNTIKLTELPTRWDFADEAFAHGVAEGFPIDQSVHSLFGASKVAADIMVQEYGKYFGMPTCSLRGGCLTGPNHAGVELHGYLSYLIKCNLEQREYTVFGHQGKQVRDNIHSYDVARFCYEFIKNPRHGEVYNIGGGKQNTISILEAFQRIEAMSGLPMNYAYVESARIGDHICYYSDLRKISSHYPDWSITKSLDDIFSEIYSSCYPVPVARAVVSPADIIIQ, encoded by the coding sequence ATGTCTTTACGCGCAGCCTGTAGCGAAGACCGTAGTACCAAATCTTTCATGCGGCGAATTTTAGTAACGGGCTCTTCGGGCTTGATTGGCTCAGAAGTTTGCACCTTCTTCAGCCAGCATGGCTGGGAGGTACATGGGCTTGATAATAACATGCGGGCTGCCTTTTTCGGGGCGGCGGGCGATACCCGGTGGATGCAATACCATTTGCAGAAGACCCTGCCCCACTTCACGCATCATGAAGTGGACATCCGCGACCGGACGGGCATTCGGGACAAGATAAAAGCCATCCGTCCTGATGCGGTTGTGCACACGGCTGCGCAACCTAGCCACGACAAGGCGGCAAGCATTGTGTTCGAGGACTTCGACATCAACGCGGTCGGCACCCTCAACCTGCTGGAAGGGCTGCGGCAGTTTAGCACCAGCGTGCCCTTCGTTCACATGTCAACGAACAAAGTGTATGGCGACCGACCCAATACCATCAAGTTGACGGAATTGCCAACCCGATGGGACTTCGCGGATGAAGCATTTGCACACGGCGTTGCGGAAGGCTTTCCCATCGACCAGAGCGTCCACTCCCTGTTTGGAGCCTCCAAGGTGGCGGCAGACATTATGGTTCAGGAATACGGCAAATACTTCGGCATGCCGACCTGCAGCCTGCGCGGGGGCTGCCTGACCGGACCGAATCACGCCGGGGTGGAGCTGCACGGGTACTTAAGCTACCTCATCAAGTGCAATCTTGAGCAGCGGGAGTATACCGTATTTGGACATCAAGGGAAGCAGGTGCGGGATAATATTCATTCCTACGACGTCGCCCGTTTTTGCTATGAGTTCATCAAGAACCCCCGCCATGGGGAAGTTTACAACATCGGCGGGGGCAAGCAGAACACCATTTCAATTCTGGAAGCCTTCCAGCGCATCGAAGCCATGTCCGGTTTGCCCATGAACTACGCTTATGTGGAGTCAGCTCGGATTGGCGACCATATCTGCTACTACAGTGACTTGCGCAAGATTAGCAGCCACTACCCGGACTGGAGTATTACCAAGTCGTTGGACGACATCTTCTCCGAAATCTATAGCTCCTGCTACCCCGTCCCCGTTGCGCGCGCGGTAGTATCACCCGCTGATATCATCATCCAGTGA
- a CDS encoding sacsin N-terminal ATP-binding-like domain-containing protein, with protein sequence MAELSDFEQSQLDNNYKLSADKILQILDQVRNDGELSKRRWVWELLQNAKDLSPQRWERGVSVALELTDEALTFRHNGDPFTAKQLTSLVQQVSSKPPGSEDADITGKFGTGFISTHLLSDVIVVSGYVARANGAHRGLEMKLDRSGKTSEALQASIKQALEKLPQDDRNPAFPWRTDYEAARRETDLDTAFCYQLNTPANRAAAVAGLDDLINALPATLVNLHGKIKQVRVRHANGSEETYTCNKVAASDAEGTATPGIVRYGVTVQHSLDASHPKHHCFVAYEQTEPVRLRLLAPVDNFTDLVLAPDTDSEPRLYRDFPLIGTERFYLPFVLNGQTLFPTERRDSVFLNNADPAASGDKPSHNRTVLEAGQRAALVLSHWLLEQPTTRNRFVLARTHLPEPRHLDDLALRNWYKPLQRSYRALLLDMPLVESAAGTSEPLRTVRVPRHRLPTGGTPKAADHHALWELTHDYLGAEHVPTSDLQARWIEALGVEAEMESWQLPLLLDARQLVELVATHPHLDQLPCGTDTASRLAWLNRLYEFLAQQQQLALLHDHAVVPNQENELRKLGELWLERGTDPIAPPVLNVLEELGLPWRNELLHLGVRLPDDTHKSRGLSDASGAISDALKVGEQVEGLDASFLRLPDAVGILVRMLQLTSPSARDNNLRRQLFSFAKQLLHFEEDLLEVPYLATLSFERASELLVLHLNTQITRCGNLAELATQLGNSGADSETAALAWLNGYLGFLAKSSKMEPLLKIGSIVPNRKKELRPYAELHNAGTPELPLDDTLLRILKACDEKQDWEPKLLAKGVDLTLLNSYTFDQLGNDLVSFANKVLYADHQHENNRAELLDLLGWCLNPHNDELAKRYLTQFRAQAASTYFRLTVERNGKSEEVLELMRHEGKLSDLAAIARSEVDLKKLLELVKLAPSNDLLTQVVRNAKQLQDDYSSFRFLQRIGALMEKAFAAALTKENITVRIESGQDSTTTVAQIDYKGIGSYDFVIHNADLVNFKAFYLELKSYSTSNAQPIRLARSQAKRAAENKDPFALCVIGRDKPAEEVDEEYVRQNLVYVVDISQPLQPVYDDIAAAERLEKTPQDNVWLDVSALHESKVFITHKFISTRQQTFTQLIGAIKAVFEQPPHCRAQG encoded by the coding sequence ATGGCGGAGCTATCCGATTTTGAACAAAGCCAGCTCGACAACAACTATAAATTGTCGGCGGATAAGATTTTGCAGATTCTAGACCAAGTGCGTAACGACGGTGAATTGTCAAAGCGGCGGTGGGTGTGGGAGTTGTTGCAAAACGCTAAAGACCTCTCGCCGCAGCGCTGGGAAAGAGGCGTGTCCGTAGCGTTGGAATTGACGGACGAGGCGCTCACGTTCCGCCATAACGGAGACCCGTTCACGGCGAAGCAACTCACGAGCTTGGTGCAGCAGGTCAGCTCGAAGCCGCCCGGCAGCGAAGATGCCGATATCACGGGCAAGTTTGGCACGGGTTTCATTAGCACCCACTTACTCTCCGATGTGATTGTCGTCTCGGGCTACGTGGCGCGCGCAAACGGTGCGCACCGAGGGCTAGAAATGAAGCTTGACCGTTCTGGTAAAACGTCGGAGGCGCTGCAAGCCAGCATCAAGCAGGCATTAGAGAAATTGCCACAAGACGACCGCAACCCTGCTTTTCCGTGGCGGACCGACTACGAGGCTGCCCGGCGCGAAACTGACCTAGACACCGCATTTTGTTACCAACTCAATACCCCAGCCAACCGCGCGGCTGCCGTTGCCGGCTTGGACGACCTGATAAATGCTCTTCCCGCCACCCTGGTGAACCTACACGGCAAAATTAAGCAGGTGCGGGTGCGCCACGCCAATGGCAGTGAGGAAACGTACACCTGTAATAAAGTGGCTGCCTCAGACGCCGAGGGGACTGCGACGCCCGGCATCGTTCGCTACGGCGTGACGGTGCAGCATTCTCTCGACGCGAGCCATCCAAAGCACCATTGCTTTGTCGCATACGAGCAAACCGAGCCCGTGAGGCTGCGGCTGCTAGCGCCGGTGGACAACTTCACCGACCTGGTGCTCGCCCCCGACACCGATAGCGAACCACGCCTGTACCGCGACTTCCCGCTCATCGGCACCGAGCGGTTTTACTTGCCTTTTGTGCTGAATGGGCAAACCCTCTTTCCAACCGAGCGGCGCGACAGTGTTTTTCTGAATAATGCCGACCCCGCCGCCTCCGGCGATAAGCCTAGCCACAACCGTACCGTGCTGGAAGCCGGGCAGCGCGCCGCCTTAGTGCTAAGCCACTGGTTGCTGGAGCAGCCGACTACGCGAAACCGTTTCGTGCTGGCAAGAACTCACTTACCCGAACCTCGACACCTCGACGACCTCGCGTTGCGCAATTGGTACAAGCCCTTGCAGCGCAGTTACCGAGCGTTACTACTTGACATGCCGTTGGTCGAATCCGCCGCGGGTACCAGTGAGCCGTTGCGCACAGTGCGAGTGCCGCGTCACCGCTTGCCAACGGGTGGTACCCCCAAGGCTGCCGACCACCATGCTTTGTGGGAGCTAACGCACGACTACCTGGGCGCGGAACACGTGCCCACCAGCGACTTACAAGCTCGCTGGATTGAGGCACTGGGCGTGGAAGCCGAGATGGAAAGCTGGCAACTACCGCTGCTACTCGACGCCAGGCAACTGGTGGAACTGGTGGCAACGCACCCGCACCTCGACCAGTTGCCCTGTGGTACCGACACGGCAAGCCGGCTGGCATGGCTCAACCGCCTCTACGAGTTTCTGGCGCAGCAGCAACAGCTCGCGTTGCTCCATGACCACGCCGTGGTACCGAATCAAGAAAACGAACTGCGTAAACTTGGCGAATTATGGCTAGAGCGCGGCACCGACCCCATCGCGCCCCCGGTACTCAACGTGTTGGAGGAGCTTGGATTGCCTTGGCGTAATGAGTTGCTGCACCTGGGGGTGCGTTTACCCGACGACACCCACAAAAGCCGCGGGCTAAGCGATGCATCGGGCGCGATAAGTGACGCCCTGAAAGTTGGTGAACAAGTAGAAGGACTGGACGCTAGCTTTTTACGGCTGCCCGACGCCGTGGGCATCCTCGTAAGAATGCTGCAATTGACTTCGCCTAGTGCGCGCGACAACAACCTGCGCCGCCAGCTTTTTAGTTTTGCCAAGCAACTGCTGCATTTCGAGGAAGATTTATTGGAAGTGCCCTACTTGGCGACGTTGAGCTTTGAGCGCGCCAGCGAGTTGCTGGTGTTGCATTTAAACACTCAAATTACCCGTTGCGGTAACCTGGCGGAGCTTGCCACCCAGTTGGGCAACAGTGGTGCCGATTCCGAGACTGCGGCACTCGCTTGGTTGAATGGCTACCTGGGCTTTCTGGCGAAATCGTCCAAGATGGAGCCATTGCTGAAGATAGGTAGCATCGTACCCAATCGAAAAAAAGAATTACGTCCTTACGCCGAGCTGCACAACGCCGGGACGCCTGAGCTGCCACTAGACGACACGTTGCTGCGTATTCTGAAAGCATGCGATGAGAAGCAGGATTGGGAGCCTAAACTGCTGGCAAAAGGAGTGGACCTGACCCTGCTCAACTCCTACACTTTCGACCAGTTGGGCAATGACTTGGTGAGCTTTGCTAACAAGGTACTGTACGCCGACCACCAACACGAAAACAATCGTGCCGAGCTGCTGGACTTGCTGGGCTGGTGCCTCAACCCCCATAACGATGAGCTGGCGAAAAGGTACTTGACGCAGTTCCGCGCCCAAGCTGCCAGTACTTATTTCCGCCTGACGGTAGAGCGCAACGGCAAAAGTGAAGAAGTCCTTGAGTTGATGCGTCACGAAGGCAAACTGTCGGATTTAGCGGCTATCGCCAGGTCCGAAGTGGACTTAAAAAAGCTCCTTGAGTTAGTAAAATTGGCGCCATCGAACGACCTCCTTACCCAAGTGGTACGCAACGCCAAGCAGTTGCAGGATGACTACTCAAGCTTCCGGTTTCTACAGCGTATCGGTGCCCTCATGGAAAAGGCATTCGCTGCCGCGCTTACAAAAGAGAACATCACCGTGCGCATTGAGTCGGGGCAGGATAGCACTACGACCGTGGCACAGATTGATTACAAAGGCATTGGGTCGTACGATTTTGTTATTCACAATGCCGATCTCGTAAACTTCAAGGCGTTTTATTTGGAACTGAAATCGTACAGCACAAGCAATGCCCAACCTATTCGGCTAGCGCGTTCGCAGGCAAAGCGGGCAGCAGAAAACAAGGACCCGTTTGCACTCTGCGTCATCGGGCGCGACAAACCCGCCGAAGAAGTGGATGAAGAATATGTGCGGCAGAACCTGGTGTATGTCGTCGATATAAGTCAGCCCTTGCAGCCGGTATACGACGACATTGCCGCTGCCGAGAGGCTAGAAAAAACCCCGCAGGATAACGTGTGGCTCGACGTGTCAGCGCTGCACGAAAGCAAAGTGTTCATCACCCACAAATTTATCAGCACGCGCCAACAGACGTTCACTCAACTTATTGGTGCTATCAAGGCAGTATTTGAGCAGCCACCACACTGCCGTGCACAAGGGTAA
- a CDS encoding type II toxin-antitoxin system VapC family toxin — protein MAKSVPAPVAVDKSILLDTGFLITVFDDQRPNHATALALYQFLIEHGFLLFLSSIVVAEFCTRGDIKQLPLGNFLPLGFDIFDGALAGKLNFSTFMKPGGDRDRASVKDDVKLLAQMLQRNVPYFATEDGPFTKKIGDEFRGITPILASDPVTKHFAVHRTASGTVVSRAIIPGQQSLF, from the coding sequence ATGGCTAAGAGTGTCCCTGCCCCAGTTGCCGTTGACAAGTCGATTCTGCTTGACACCGGATTTTTGATTACGGTCTTTGACGACCAGCGCCCCAACCACGCCACCGCGCTCGCCCTCTACCAATTCCTCATCGAACACGGATTTTTACTATTCCTGTCGAGCATAGTGGTGGCGGAGTTCTGCACCCGGGGGGATATCAAGCAATTGCCGCTCGGTAACTTTCTACCCTTGGGTTTCGACATCTTTGACGGAGCGCTCGCGGGTAAGCTCAATTTTAGCACGTTCATGAAGCCTGGGGGCGACCGAGACCGTGCCAGCGTCAAGGACGACGTGAAGCTTTTGGCGCAGATGCTGCAACGTAACGTTCCCTACTTTGCCACGGAGGACGGACCCTTCACCAAGAAAATAGGCGACGAGTTTCGCGGCATCACCCCGATTCTGGCATCGGACCCGGTAACCAAGCACTTCGCCGTGCACCGCACCGCCAGTGGCACGGTGGTAAGCCGGGCTATTATACCGGGACAACAGTCGCTGTTTTAA
- a CDS encoding NAD-dependent epimerase/dehydratase family protein — protein sequence MGFNLLCYLNDGYPHYRLVGLDNLKRLGSEQNVSALLKRGIEFLHGDVRNMHELQQAGTVDVVIHCASDASVLGGITSPAELIIQNNLMGSVNVFEYAAQQHARLIYFSTNRIYSCESLNALAYAERDSRLVLAKTQKLSGVSARGISEEFPVMLSKTFYGATKYCGEVLLQEYAAYKGLRYVINRFGVISGSGQFGMESQGVIAYWLRQHFEQKPLKYIGSGLDKWAGHAEVGMLGTPRATLVYIA from the coding sequence GTGGGGTTCAACCTACTTTGCTACCTGAATGATGGCTATCCCCACTATCGGCTAGTGGGGCTAGACAACCTAAAGCGGTTGGGCAGTGAGCAGAACGTATCCGCGCTCTTAAAACGGGGCATTGAGTTTTTGCACGGTGATGTGCGGAACATGCACGAGCTGCAACAAGCGGGGACGGTCGACGTGGTCATTCATTGCGCGTCGGACGCTTCCGTACTCGGGGGAATCACCTCCCCGGCGGAACTCATCATCCAGAACAATCTGATGGGCAGCGTAAACGTATTCGAGTACGCGGCGCAACAGCATGCCCGCCTTATTTATTTCTCTACCAACCGCATCTACTCGTGCGAATCGCTGAACGCCTTGGCGTATGCCGAGCGGGACAGTCGATTGGTATTAGCGAAAACGCAGAAGCTGTCCGGGGTATCAGCGCGCGGCATTTCGGAAGAATTTCCGGTCATGCTGAGCAAAACCTTCTACGGCGCCACAAAATACTGCGGGGAGGTTTTACTACAGGAGTACGCCGCTTACAAAGGGCTGCGGTACGTTATCAACCGTTTCGGGGTCATCTCGGGCAGTGGGCAGTTCGGCATGGAGTCCCAAGGGGTCATCGCCTACTGGCTGCGGCAGCATTTCGAGCAAAAGCCCTTGAAGTACATCGGCTCGGGTCTGGATAAGTGGGCGGGGCATGCAGAGGTTGGGATGTTAGGGACACCACGGGCTACCCTGGTGTACATCGCCTAG